One genomic segment of Hordeum vulgare subsp. vulgare chromosome 2H, MorexV3_pseudomolecules_assembly, whole genome shotgun sequence includes these proteins:
- the LOC123425051 gene encoding stomatal closure-related actin-binding protein 1-like, with product MFVDASLKQKTVMGEKYLPMTRASTLDFRRKAQNQNNWSGPLRPANIIRNKFPTYKNGLNGIVIKFADEPETPSLKESVAKETEDLLGRRQRLSVRELAMKFEKGLSTATLLSNEVKCKQVALLERDILLKNLKSVLESLRGQVAGKYKDEIEESVSMVDILAVQLSKRENELLQQKTEVTRIATSLKLASEDARRIVDEERTNARTEIENARAAVQRVQKVLKEKENSSQRIVKQDVDELKEKVQEARRVKMLHCPSKAMDIKSEIHVLRDQYAEISSSSTHLLKELKLHQSFKENGVLSCGLEGLESLGSMLHVVVDNDVALSNNSVQWFRIQPGGHKKEIISGATKLVYAPEPHDVGRYLQAEVNLGGEISVAKTAGPLDPAPGLVDYVETLVRNPETDYNVVVLKVNGINQPTDSIHVLCVGKLRMRLAKGTTVVAREFYSSSMQLCGVRGGGDAAPQAMFWQPREGLSLVLGFETPRERNSGIMLARRFAIDCNIVLAGPGDKTPW from the exons ATGTTTGTCGACGCGTCGTTAAAGCAGAAAACTGTGAT GGGTGAAAAATACTTACCGATGACTCGGGCATCAACACTTGATTTTCGGCGGAAGGCGCAGAATCAGAACAACTGGTCTGGGCCGTTGCGCCCAGCAAACATCATCAGAAATAAATTCCCTACCTACAAGAATGGTTTGAATGGGATAGTCATCAAATTTGCAGATGAGCCAGAAACACCATCTCTTAAGGAGTCTGTTGCCAAAGAGACAGAAGATCTGCTTGGTCGGCGTCAGCGTCTTTCAGTCCGCGAGCTCGCAATGAAATTTGAGAAGGGCCTCAGTACTGCCACATTATTGTCTAACGAG GTTAAATGTAAACAAGTGGCTTTATTGGAGCGAGACATCCTTCTGAAGAATCTGAAGAGTGTATTGGAGTCACTGAGAGGTCAAGTAGCTGGCAAATATAAGGATGAAATCGAGGAATCAGTATCTATG GTGGATATTTTAGCAGTTCAGCTATCCAAAAGAGAAAATGAGTTGCTTCAGCAGAAAACCGAGGTCACGAGAATAGCGACTTCACTAAAACTG GCTTCTGAAGATGCTAGGAGAATTGTTGACGAAGAACGAACTAATGCCCGCACAGAGATTGAAAATGCTAGAGCTGCTGTACAAAGAGTTCAAAAAGTACTTAAAGAGAAAGAGAACAGTTCACAAAGAATTGTGAAGCAG gatgtggatgaactTAAGGAAAAAGTTCAAGAAGCACGGAGAGTCAAGATGCTGCATTGCCCCAGCAAG GCAATGGACATAAAAAGCGAGATCCATGTTCTACGTGATCAATATGCTGAGATATCTTCCAGTTCCACTCATCTTTTAAAAGAG TTGAAGTTGCATCAAAGTTTTAAGGAAAATGGTGTGCTCTCATGTGGGTTGGAGGGTCTCGAAAGCTTAGGCTCAATGCTGCACGTAGTTGTCGACAATGATGTGGCCTTATCGAACAATTCAGTACAATGGTTCCGCATACAGCCTGGGGGACACAAGAAGGAAATCATTTCCG GTGCCACAAAGCTAGTATATGCTCCAGAACCTCATGACGTAGGGCGGTACTTGCAAGCTGAGGTTAACCTTGGTGGTGAAATCTCCGTCGCGAAGACTGCTGGTCCATTAGACCCTG CACCAGGTTTGGTCGATTATGTAGAGACCCTTGTAAGGAATCCCGAAACCGACTACAAT GTTGTTGTCCTTAAAGTGAACGGAATCAACCAGCCTACAGACTCCATCCACGTCCTATGCGTCGGGAAACTGCGGATGCGACTTGCCAAAGGAACGACGGTCGTGGCCAGGGAATTCTACTCGTCGTCGATGCAG CTATGTGGTGTTAGGGGCGGTGGAGATGCTGCACCACAAGCAATGTTCTGGCAGCCCAGGGAAGGCCTCAGCTTGGTCCTGGGCTTCGAGACGCCCAGGGAGCGCAACTCGGGGATCATGCTCGCCCGGAGATTCGCCATCGATTGCAAC atTGTGCTTGCCGGTCCAGGGGACAAAACTCCGTGGTAA